One Glycine soja cultivar W05 chromosome 7, ASM419377v2, whole genome shotgun sequence genomic window, TAATTGGCTCGTGAGATGGAAGTCTCATTTTGTTACTAATTAATGGGCAAATGATGACAAAAaccaaattattaatatattttttaatggttCCATAATTCGCATTTGTCTTTACTATATATGATCATTATAGCGCCtcgaaaacaaaaaagaaataggaTAAAGCACGGGGAATGCCCCAAAGGGGTGTTGTATTATTTATGCACAAGCATAAAATgagatatttatatattaattttattattgtggTACAGcataaaatgatattaattagCAACGATGGTCGCTAACACAAGAGTCTTCAGAGAAACTTGTTTTAATTTGTGCTTAATTTACACGTTTACTTGAGAAAGAAATGGATCTGGTTACAGAAGTAGTCTTTTTCTATTTGCCAATTGCGGTTGGTTTTCATTATATTATTAGCAACACCTATACTTTACAATAATTGAGAGAATTCGTTGATGTAAGCTCTTTTAATTTGCTCAATTCACATGCCGCTTTATAAAATCACTCCACCAAATGGTCATTGAAATTGGATTGGTACACTACATAAAAAAAGGATTAGTATATGATTATACAACTACTAATGCACTAAAGAAATTCTCAATTGAGCATCGATGCGttgtatttttctaaatttatagAATCCGAGTCTTTAATTAATATTGGGatgtattatttataatatcgtTCTCAACGTGCAttgtatttcatttttctaaacAATAACAATTTGGGTAATTAAGAATGTCGCTCTACttaaattcctaattgataaaaataaagaaagaaaaactctGATTTGTTTATCGACAATAATGGATTAAATAATTATCATCAACAGTAATATACCGACGGCAACGCGTAGCACAATCCTATTTAATTTGCCATTGTGTACGACCACGTCATTAAAGGTTGAATTtggtaaacaaaaataatgtcaTTTGATACACGATGCGATCTTGACGATATATGCtgaagaatattttaatatagatGAAGGATGATCTGGGTTCCCTTTGGATAAATTACCGTGACACAAGTAAAAaggattaaataattttttagttttttaaattataatatcatttaagcctttactttatttttctataaattagaaaaaatacatatttttaactaaaatcacACATTTCATTATAGcgcatagaaataaaaataattttatagaaattaaaattaagaattataatattttcaattttcagtgattaaatatatgttttaaaaagtcACACAGTATTTAGGAGTAATCTATGGAAAATATCATATTCTCTTGCGAAATTTGGGCCTCCGAAAGATAATTATATCGGTTTgtcttattattctttttagccCCGCATATCAATCGGATTAGATATAGTCAGGTTTCTTTTAGGCAGAGGGTTTTGTCTTAATCAAAAtcctttctatttatttatttttattaaattaataataaaatgttttttatatatcttAGATCTATAATaaccaatttataattattgatattttattttaaaaattaatttagagatAGACAAAATTGTTTTTTGGAGAGGGGTTTGAGTTCATCAGCTTCTATCCAGCACAAAGGGAAAGCTATTTTGTTAAAGTGCGACATTGTGTGCTGAGGTTGGTTTTTATCCAAGGCAAATAAGTCACAACAAATGGGCAATAGAGGAGCTCAGTCTagatatgttataaaaaaataattatcttaaaaataatttcaacaataatttttaattagttgacaaTGGAACGGTATTTACCTTGATAGTGCATATATATCTATTAAACTCAAGACTATTTCTATTATCGTAAAAATACGATTAGAATGACATGTCAAGACTATTTCTATTAtcgtaaaaataaaaagaaactactaattgagtttttattttgtcaacAAAATGAATCCAGTTTGAATAATTTCACCATTTTAAAATCTTGCACCATAAATAAAGATAGCAGTTGCTATATCCACTTTCCTTAATTGCTTATCTATTCcccttttcaatttatttttcaaaaaatacacACTCctgttttacttaaaaaatgagAGTAGATAAGTAAAGAAGGAAAATGGATATAACAAGTACCAAGAAGATTCAGAAACGATATCATGGCCCAATAATCTAACAAACTTTTGGCAATAAGTTAAAGGCCCATAAGGCTAAACACAACTTGCATTGCAGGAAAAGAGAAAGGGGACATGCTAGATgcacccagcaacattgctggtgcacccagcaattaggtgaatgggcaaaattgcccttgcgttaaaaaaaataatttcttctttcggaagaaggttcttccggaagaataatTTGTGTTCTATTGGAAGAATCTTTTTCCGGAAGCTtttcggaagaaccttcttccggaagctttcaggaagaaggttcttccgaaaAGTTtccagaagaaggttcttccggtagaacaatttattatttcggaagaaggttcttctaataaaataaattgttctaccggaagaaccttcttccgaaagaaggaattatttttttaatacaagggCAGTTTTGCCCATTCAcctaattgctgggtgcaccagcaatgttgctgggtgcacctagcatgtcccAAGAGAAAGGCATTGAAACCGATCAAGCAGAAGTAGAATTTGGCGCTGAGACAAAAGGGTCAAGTTATTCTTATcgcctcttttttctcttctcactccctagttttttgttttgattttctatTCTACCCATTTCTTTACATCCTTCCCGGTctcttttaactattttttcaaCTTCCTCACGAGACACCTATTCCTCTACCTCTTCTCCCACCCCTATTGtaccttttttttctcatcGAGAttcaatgaaaattattttgtgtgtacacaacaaaaattagtttccctttttatacaaaaaaatgcCTGTTTGAAAATCAAGTGAAAAACTACTTTTAAGGCAAAAGTATTTTTGTCAAAGGATAAAAATGCATTAATTTCAACTACAAATTAAACATGCACAAAATCAAACACAACAAAACTTGtttcctgattttttttttgttaaaaaaatagaagagtgGGAAGAGAAAAAGAGGGTGAAAATAACATGGAATgaacaaaattttaagaatcAAATCAAGCCTCGACAAAGGCAAGCAGGTGGTTACATTCGGGGTCTTCAAGGGCCCATTTTCAATATGctttcttcaaaaaataaatttgtaagcCCAAATTACTAATGTTGGTTAAACGAGGAATGCCCGGGTTTTGCTTTGGGCACCAACACAATTGGCTGGTACACCCAACAAATTATGTGAAGTGCCAAAAATGTCCttcacttaatttttaaaagcatTTTCATTTACTTCTCCCGCTATAGTACTCCTTGCGCTTCTTCTCCCTTAGTTCGTCACGCGTCCATCGTCACCGTCTATGCCGTCATTCGCGCCACTAGCGATCGCCACCTTAGTTGTCATGTTGTTGTTCATCGGATTTATTGCGATGGCATGATTGGGGATCcgtatgattcttttttattttaatttattaattaataaattaataaaataacttattaatttaaaactaatttaataatttagtttaaataatatttatttaataaatatatatgttgtgttttttaaatatgtatttatttaatttattatacttgTTTTTGTAAGTTGATTTTTCACATtaatatcactttcaaactatagacttttaaatgaatattcaaactatatctatttaaaagttttttaatgaataactctaattttatctaattaaacaataaaataaatttataaaaataacaaataaaatttaaaaaaatttacggattgacaatctgtaAACTTCTTACGGATTGGTAATCCATAAGAAAATCCGTAAGTTACATACAAATTGTTAATCTGTAAGAAACTTATGAATTGACAGTTCATATGCTTCTTACGGATCATCAATCTGTCAATCcgtaaattttatataacttacggATTATCAATCAGTAAGTATTacgtgaaaaaaaatcaaatcaagaaCTTATCTTCGTTGTTAATGGCAAAACCAACCACCGTTACAACCATCACTTTCCGAGGAATCATTGAAAACAATGCACCTCCACTAAAGAGGATACAAGAACAAACAATAGACTCTCACGGAACACCTCTCACAAGAACGaaggtgaagaaaaaaaaaaggttgtgtGAAGAAGGAAAGCGCTAAACAAGAACTTATAACAGATGGGTATAATgaggattttaaaaaattgccgGATGTACCACCAATTCTGGTGGTGCCCAAAGCAACTCCCGGAATGTCCCCATGCATGCAATTCTGCGTGAGTCAGTCCAAGCCATTTCATGTGGTCTGCAGTGAAGTGAAGGGGTGAGCACTTAGGTCAGAATTATAAGGCTTTttcttattatctatttaagTGGTCTTTGAAGTAAAGACTTTTCTTATCTTGGATTATGATATTATTCTCCCAAAAAATTTGTTGAACAAGTGATGTTGGTGATCTCTTTCACTGATCAAAATAAGAATGGTGTTGTGGGTGGGGGGGATGACAATACTTCCTCTTAATTGGATCCTCgtgttgattaatttttatgtcaACCACATATCTTTACAGTTTTTATTTTCgctcaaaatcttaaaaaagtgttttttttgggGTCGGAGAAAATTGctcttatttaaaattaaagagacAAAATATGAAGTTTGAGATGTTACAGTTTTACTAAGCATAGAAATATGAATTAAACTTATTATGGAGAAGGTGGCGTTTATTTACATAGAACTATAAGTTTACGGATGATGACAAATGGAAATAAGCATTACATATTCAGGATTTTTGATTGGGTAGGATGTGAAGGAAACTAGTTTTGTAGTGAGTTTGTTCACCTAAAGTCTTCATTCTCTTCTGATTACCTCCTTCATCTACCATATCATGATATCAAGCCATGCGGGCAGCCTTCAAATTTGGTTTAAACAGATTAGATCAATAGACacttatccattttttttttaaaaagtcaacAGCACGTTACTTAAAGTTTGCATATTAGTTGGTGGTTAAATGCATCACCAACATCACTTGCTTCCTATATTGATTTGGTGAGTtttgtcatttaatttaaaaactagaATAAACTGAAAGTTACATTTCGTGAACAGCAACATGAAACATCCCTCCTTATTTATATTGCTTATTCatcgttttaaaatgtattattgaATGGAATTTCGGAAAGAGTAACCGAATAATCTTTAAAcagtattttataaaaaaatgtagggTATTTCACTTGTGTTACATTTACATGTTAATGTTTATTTAACTGAAAATTCAAAAGTAGGTAGCGGACAAATGCTTTCGAGTGCTCTTCAACGCGCTTATGACAAAGATACCCTGCTAAACAACaatatcttcttctttcttttccatttaGTAAACAACTAATTAGAATCAATTTagcataataaaagaaaaacaaccaaTGTTTGCATGGATAATCTTTTGATGAGATGCTCTTCACCCAGGTAAAGATAGTTACACCCACCAACTTTCATTCCCCAAAACATGCCCCCATCAACTTTGCATTTTAAtccaaaatacaaaagaaaaatgtggccgggcttaattaattaaacccaTATACATTTATTCCCTAAAACCATATCCATCCAATTGTCAAAGTAAGCTATCATGGTTTTCCACCAAATAATTGGATCCAGTCAAATactattttaactaaaaaaatctgAGTGACATTCATAATTATATAACtcattttcttataaactactttaattattttttcttcaaaggtTACAAATATCCTCTACATATTTTCTGTGTGAATCAATCctatttaaataagataaaattattataaatgataatttttttgagtATTTGACATATTAATATATTGTTGAACACGagattttgttaaattaaaataaattcatgtaaattttttaaaattgaatattgtatttttcatttgaaGTAATATTGATCAAGCCTTATGCCACAAAGCTGTCCCCTGTCTAagtttaattactttattttaactaggggatatattttaaataaaaatataataaaagaaagaagaaaaacttagaagttaaaaaaaagaaaaagaagtaattaaaattatcaagTAAATATGTACATTGAGATAATTctcattattaataattatagtttAGTTTTCAGTGGTATTAGTGGCATCACATAATTTACTGaagaatagaaaataaaccaaAGTTTGTTGATTAACCATTAATGAAGTGAAATAATTGAATTACGGTTTTGACTGATTAGAAGCACACAGGCCACGTTTGAGACGTGTGCAACGCTCCAGCGTATAAAAATGCGCATGGAAAGATTCAAGTACAAGTGCACCACCCAACGACGACGGCACACAACAGTTAAAAACGGAAATACCAGTCGCCGGCGGAGAAACGTAACTTTTCCGGCAACGAGATGGCGAGGTCCGGCGACGGTTACGGTGTCGGAGTGGACGAGTCGTATAGCGCGCTGCCGTGGCTGTACCTGACGTTCTTGTCGATCTGGCTCCTCTCTGCTTGCTCTTGGACTGTTTACACCTACAAAACGCACCATTCTCAGGTTTCACGTTAATAGATGTTTCGTTATATTCGAGTTTGATCTCTATTGCTTTATTGATAATAATATGCAACGCGAGACAATGAATTTTCTAAATGACATACATATTGTTTTGAGTGAAATTAAGAAGAATTTTCGATCAGTATGTGAATTTAATTAACAGCTCTGTGATAATTAATTGTTTTCGCAGTTCATAAACGAGGTAGTGTTGTTGATTTGTGAAGCTGGTGAGATTTTCGGTTTCATAACTGCTTTGTTTTGTGATGTTGTTTTTGTTAGAGCAGTGGAATAATTTGCAGTGGACACTTGCTTCGGTTCCGTTGATCAAAGCATTGCAGCTCATGCTGTCCTTTCTCTTCTGGTAAGTTTTTGTGATCAAtatgtattttgattttaatcaaGTGTTGTGTGTTTGGAAAGAGTGAGTAACTCTCGTCTCTGTCGATAGCTCAGAAGGCAAATTAAGTGTATGATTGATGTAAAAGCAGGGGATACCAAATTTTCTATGTTAACTAAAAACATTCCATTTATTTGAGAATCATTACTTCTtttctataaaatttttatGACACTTTCCATTTAGAGACTAAAAGATTAGCCAATCCATCTTGAATCAAAACCTTGAGATATTATATCTTTCCACTTAGATATTCATCACCCTGCTTCTTCACCCACCCTCTTTGATTCACCCTTGCGttcttaataatataatttccaACAAATAAGATTTTATGGGAGGGTACTCTGCTTTTTGTCTGGACAAGGTCGTGGAAATATGTAGCTATATTTGTTGTAAGGATGACTATATTGATAGAGTTTTTGAAAGTGAAGGACGAAAGATACTGATGGTAAAGGGCAAATAATTGCGATAAAATTAAGATACATCAGATATGAGTCATGCAAGCCTTCTCATGCCCAACTCTGTATTTAAACTTACAAATCGTTCAAATTCTCTGAACGCGTGTACCCATTGTTTTGCACTAAAGACAAAGGGATTCGTCCTGTAGAAAGCTTATGACGGGGAGGGGCCGGGCAGTGCTCAAATTATTAACCGCAATTTTGAAGTGTATTTGTGGGGTTGTCATTTGTAATGAAGAATCAATTACGTCATGTGGCAGTTCATTTTCAAAATGGTAGTTTATGACGTCCATTGTCAAGTAACCTCAATGGTATAAATGTTAAACTGTGTGTTTGGTCACGCATTTGGGACGTAGTTTTCTGCCTCAACAGAGTAGTTACCACCTACCAAATGTAGCTTCCACTTTATTCACCATTTTGACGGTGTTTTTTGCATTTATAATGTTTATCAAAACACATTGACAGTTTGCTAATGATTTTACGTGCGTTTTAATTTGAGACTGGACAAAGCATTGCAGGAATTGAAGTTTGTTTGATAACACATCATAGAAGTGAGAATTTGTATAGTTGCATTTGTTGTGTGCAAAATTTAATTCATTGGGTCTCATGACACTATTCTTGCAGGTATTCTTGCTTCAATTTTCAGGCCTGCTCTTTGTGGATGTCATTTGGGGTGTATGTAACAGGGGTGCTATTTCAGACAGCTGCTTTTGTCTCCTTTTTGCTCATTTCCCATGGTTACTGTATCATGTGTGAGCGTCTTTCTTTAAATGAACGCCGTTCAACTGCCGCACTTGCATGTGTCTTTTACTTGACTCTAGTTGGTTACAAGGCTTGTGTGCCATACTTCTCTGTAAGTTACTAAGCTGGTCTATAAAACGTGCAGTTTAATTGGTAAAACTATTATATTTGTGATTTATAATAAGCATGCATGGTTCTTTGATGCTAATTCATAATTGACCAAATGTACAGGTTCTTCTgctactaaattattttatatcattctaCATAATATTCCACCATATATCCCAAAACCTACTAGTGTTGCGAGAACAATTGAGCATTATAGAACATGAGGATATTCAAGCAATGCATGATGCTGTGTATAAGAAGTACACAATGTTCAAGTAAGTGCCACGCATTCAAGCAATGCATGATGCGGTGTGTATGAGTAATTTATTCCCAAATGCATAGATATATTTCACTCATGCAAACAATATTTCATACTTAATGGTTGACGTGCTTTCCTTTGTGCAGGAAATTTCAGGGTGCAATGCAGATAGTAGCTACCGCAGAAACTGTGGTATTATATTTGGGTTTCTCTTTATAGTTTATAAACTTATGCGAACAACGATATGTATAAATATCTGACTTTGACAAGCTCGTCAATTTTAGATATACATGAACATCGATGACTCTTCAGAGAATTACTGGCTTCGTTTATTGCTCAGGGAATGGGCACAATTCTGCATCTTTGTGTACATTGGGTATGCATATCTGTGTTCCTGTGCAAGAATACTTGAATTATCTCAACTTTATAAAATTTctcgacaaaaaaaaaaaaaaacgcacaGTATGATTTTACTCCAATTATATGATCATATTCTATCCTTAAATAGCTCTTAATCTATTTCTTTACATACAGATGGATTTTCAGGTCACGAGATTTGGCACCAAACTTCTCTGTTATGCCTACCACAAAGTGTAAAGGCGAGACTCTAGTGCCTCCCATCTACAGTATTGTAAGTTATTCTTCTTCACTTGTAGATGAAGATTCCTAATAATATGTATTATGTTAGTTGTCATGTGCCCTTGGAacattttcaatatatattaattctaagCAGTCAGGTATACTCGTaagttattttttctcttttattttcactttttctttaaaaaaaaattattatctgaGTTTTCTTTCCTCTCATCCAAACACATCTAGAGTTCATTCccatattcaaataatatagtTAAAGAATTAATATAGATGTAGTTTAcagattattttgttttctgaccACACTAAACACCTTGATGCAGGAAATGGATGCAGCAACATTTAAAGAATTTAGTAGCCATGAATGGCACATTGGGGTGGTAAGAGTTACTTAAATCTGCTCTCATGTTCTTTAGTTATATGGTAGTTTACTAATTTAATAATGG contains:
- the LOC114418647 gene encoding uncharacterized protein LOC114418647 isoform X1; translation: MARSGDGYGVGVDESYSALPWLYLTFLSIWLLSACSWTVYTYKTHHSQWNNLQWTLASVPLIKALQLMLSFLFWYSCFNFQACSLWMSFGVYVTGVLFQTAAFVSFLLISHGYCIMCERLSLNERRSTAALACVFYLTLVGYKACVPYFSVLLLLNYFISFYIIFHHISQNLLVLREQLSIIEHEDIQAMHDAVYKKYTMFKKFQGAMQIVATAETVIYMNIDDSSENYWLRLLLREWAQFCIFVYIGWIFRSRDLAPNFSVMPTTKCKGETLVPPIYSIEMDAATFKEFSSHEWHIGVPTSTSYDESSRDEVLAIIQHPRAQRLRKLDAFSHRADCFVVSDLNTNSSPCPT
- the LOC114418647 gene encoding uncharacterized protein LOC114418647 isoform X2, producing the protein MLSFLFWYSCFNFQACSLWMSFGVYVTGVLFQTAAFVSFLLISHGYCIMCERLSLNERRSTAALACVFYLTLVGYKACVPYFSVLLLLNYFISFYIIFHHISQNLLVLREQLSIIEHEDIQAMHDAVYKKYTMFKKFQGAMQIVATAETVIYMNIDDSSENYWLRLLLREWAQFCIFVYIGWIFRSRDLAPNFSVMPTTKCKGETLVPPIYSIEMDAATFKEFSSHEWHIGVPTSTSYDESSRDEVLAIIQHPRAQRLRKLDAFSHRADCFVVSDLNTNSSPCPT